One genomic segment of Deltaproteobacteria bacterium includes these proteins:
- a CDS encoding HD domain-containing protein, which produces MNPQQTESAREYEGKALIADPIYQYLLFTVPLPGESAEKTEKDLIDTSWVQRLRRIYQLQSARWVYPAAEHTRFQHSLGTMHMAGEFGRHLYPSLKEIFPDVPSINCVEELLRVAGLLHDVGHGPYGHFFDDNFLDRYGITHEDMGQEIIRRKLGRIISRIRRSPAGPFDPGESLSPEQVAFLIRKPAARERTGQPKWLHFLRQLFSGIYTVDNIDYVQRDAYVTGFSMDIVDIQRLCFYSFFTREGLTLHQAGTSVLSRFLNARLNLYANVYYHRTTRAIDLHLQEIFRETMELMIQGNPLKDLDAYLDLDEWKLYREVEGWKRLKDRRKRKLAQEWEKLYQRQVKWKMSFAAELSIDQIQKGARFAEAGDYERQIRQKLPPRLRGIRFKVDLATQDPRPVNPMVEQDRRITIFNPSTNRISLEPLQEIYRFIPARIVHFRVFSLNHAYDGELTAAAETSLGSIGDTIKTNI; this is translated from the coding sequence ATGAACCCCCAACAGACCGAAAGCGCGAGAGAATATGAGGGAAAGGCGCTGATCGCCGATCCCATCTACCAGTACCTTCTCTTCACGGTGCCCCTTCCCGGTGAATCAGCGGAAAAGACCGAAAAAGACCTCATCGACACCTCCTGGGTGCAGCGCCTGAGACGAATTTACCAGCTTCAGAGCGCGCGGTGGGTGTATCCGGCGGCTGAGCATACCCGGTTCCAGCACTCCCTGGGAACGATGCACATGGCGGGGGAGTTCGGGCGGCACCTGTACCCCAGCCTCAAGGAAATATTCCCCGATGTTCCCTCGATCAACTGCGTGGAGGAGCTGCTGAGGGTGGCGGGGCTGCTTCACGACGTGGGGCACGGCCCCTACGGTCACTTCTTCGACGATAATTTCCTGGACCGTTACGGCATCACCCACGAGGACATGGGCCAGGAGATCATCAGGCGCAAGCTGGGACGGATCATCTCGCGGATCCGCCGGAGCCCGGCGGGGCCCTTCGACCCGGGGGAATCACTGTCCCCGGAGCAGGTCGCGTTCCTGATCAGAAAACCCGCCGCGCGGGAGCGGACCGGACAACCCAAATGGCTTCATTTCCTCCGGCAGCTCTTCTCCGGCATCTACACGGTGGACAACATCGATTACGTGCAGCGTGACGCCTATGTCACGGGTTTCTCCATGGACATCGTCGATATCCAGCGGCTCTGCTTCTACAGCTTCTTCACCCGTGAGGGGCTCACCCTTCACCAGGCGGGAACGTCCGTTCTCTCGCGGTTCCTCAACGCCCGCCTTAACCTGTATGCCAATGTCTATTACCACCGCACCACGCGCGCCATCGATCTCCATCTCCAGGAGATATTCCGGGAAACAATGGAGCTGATGATCCAGGGAAACCCCCTGAAGGACCTGGATGCTTACCTCGATCTGGACGAATGGAAGCTCTACCGGGAGGTAGAGGGATGGAAACGTCTCAAGGACCGGCGGAAAAGGAAGCTGGCGCAGGAATGGGAAAAACTTTACCAGCGGCAGGTGAAGTGGAAGATGTCCTTCGCCGCCGAACTTTCCATCGACCAGATACAGAAGGGAGCCCGTTTCGCCGAAGCCGGTGATTATGAAAGACAGATCCGGCAGAAGCTGCCGCCGCGGCTGCGGGGCATCCGCTTCAAGGTCGACCTGGCGACGCAGGACCCGCGGCCCGTCAATCCAATGGTCGAGCAGGATCGGAGGATCACGATCTTCAATCCCTCAACCAACAGGATATCACTGGAGCCGCTGCAGGAGATCTACCGGTTCATCCCGGCCCGGATCGTCCATTTCCGGGTTTTCTCCCTCAACCACGCCTACGACGGGGAACTGACCGCCGCCGCCGAGACGTCCCTTGGATCGATCGGAGATACCATCAAAACCAATATCTGA
- a CDS encoding (Fe-S)-binding protein: MFYEEKCTLCGECLMKCEYLAYPEEKAKAEFKKLIDGEPTPVTAECITCVACNMYCPEGANPFDLINQRQEETGTFNVKEQSLAMMSMADQLPSQVIEGDPEKPAINLCSVGGFLPGVIEGKLFDGLTLIQGGDYFCYVGWVHVGKPGMLSDNAQKFVNNLAATGAKEIICYHDDCYVVLANKVKELGINVPFKVTHLFEYLRDYVKEHAGEVKPLNMKIAYQQPCASRYTFEKDAILDELFELIGVTRVERKYDRVGALCCGGAQGAMADVSKDEIREWRMKNIDDAREAGAEAMIFLCPMCAMAMRNPCHANGLEPYMISNLVRLALGEELTQGGAGKVF, encoded by the coding sequence ATGTTCTACGAAGAGAAGTGCACGCTCTGCGGCGAATGTCTCATGAAGTGCGAGTACCTGGCCTATCCGGAGGAAAAGGCGAAGGCGGAGTTCAAGAAGCTGATAGATGGCGAACCGACACCGGTCACGGCGGAATGCATCACCTGTGTCGCCTGCAACATGTACTGTCCCGAGGGCGCCAATCCCTTTGACCTCATCAATCAGCGGCAGGAAGAAACAGGGACGTTCAATGTGAAGGAACAGTCCCTGGCCATGATGAGCATGGCTGATCAGCTTCCCTCGCAGGTCATCGAGGGAGACCCGGAAAAACCGGCGATCAATCTCTGTTCCGTAGGGGGTTTCCTGCCCGGGGTCATCGAGGGAAAGCTTTTCGACGGGCTGACGCTCATTCAGGGAGGTGATTATTTCTGCTACGTCGGGTGGGTTCATGTGGGGAAACCGGGCATGCTCAGCGACAACGCGCAAAAGTTCGTCAATAACCTGGCTGCCACCGGCGCGAAGGAGATTATCTGCTACCACGACGACTGTTACGTGGTCCTGGCCAACAAGGTGAAGGAACTCGGCATCAACGTTCCCTTCAAGGTGACCCACCTGTTCGAGTACCTGCGCGATTACGTGAAGGAGCACGCCGGCGAGGTAAAGCCCCTGAACATGAAGATCGCCTACCAGCAGCCCTGCGCGTCGCGGTATACCTTTGAAAAGGACGCGATACTGGATGAGCTGTTCGAACTGATCGGGGTCACCCGGGTGGAACGGAAATACGACCGCGTGGGCGCGCTTTGCTGCGGCGGTGCCCAGGGGGCCATGGCCGACGTCAGCAAGGACGAGATCAGGGAATGGCGGATGAAGAACATCGACGACGCCAGGGAAGCGGGCGCCGAGGCGATGATATTCCTCTGTCCCATGTGCGCCATGGCGATGCGGAACCCCTGCCACGCGAACGGCCTCGAACCATACATGATCAGCAACCTGGTACGGCTCGCCCTGGGCGAGGAGCTGACACAGGGAGGAGCGGGGAAGGTGTTTTAA
- a CDS encoding amino acid ABC transporter permease: MEELFFIEHRVLPILFRGLIISIELIIPSAVFGLIIGIFVGVLRVFGDTVIRRLADVYVAIFRGFPLVVQLFIWYFGLPHLGIYLTPYTAAVMGFSLCSAAYHSEYIRGALLSIKRGQLHAAQALGFSKTQMIFSIILPQAIRRALPGCGNEIIYLIKYSSLAYMITCIELTGMGHTIASETFKFTEIFLIVGAIYLVMTTLASRLLLYFENRFRIPGFEHVGT, translated from the coding sequence ATGGAAGAACTCTTCTTCATCGAGCACCGGGTACTGCCCATCCTGTTCCGGGGCCTTATCATCAGTATTGAACTGATCATTCCCTCCGCCGTTTTTGGCCTGATCATCGGTATATTCGTCGGCGTGCTGCGGGTCTTCGGCGATACCGTGATACGCAGGCTCGCCGACGTCTACGTGGCCATTTTCAGGGGCTTCCCCCTGGTCGTCCAGCTTTTCATCTGGTATTTCGGCCTCCCCCACCTGGGCATCTACCTGACGCCTTACACGGCGGCCGTCATGGGATTTTCACTTTGCAGTGCCGCTTATCACTCGGAGTATATCCGCGGCGCGCTCCTTTCCATCAAGCGGGGCCAGCTTCATGCGGCACAGGCCCTGGGGTTTTCAAAAACACAGATGATCTTTTCCATCATTCTCCCCCAGGCCATCCGCCGAGCCCTGCCGGGATGCGGGAACGAGATCATCTACCTTATCAAGTACTCATCTCTTGCCTATATGATCACCTGCATCGAGTTGACCGGCATGGGTCATACCATCGCCTCGGAAACCTTTAAATTCACTGAAATATTCCTTATTGTGGGCGCCATCTACCTGGTAATGACAACCCTGGCAAGCCGGCTTCTCCTCTATTTCGAGAACCGGTTCAGGATCCCCGGGTTCGAACACGTCGGGACCTGA
- the grpE gene encoding nucleotide exchange factor GrpE, whose translation MKKKGKKMTGSDRQKIRVVSESEKPHTEEEQEAISRQEEESELETARKEAAENYDKYVRLSAELENYKKRVARDRADLMNYANEQLIRDLLPIVDSLERALEHASNSGDFEAFKAGLKLIDEQLHGTLEKHGVEKIEAVGADFDPSIHEAVMQVESSEHDANQVVEEFETGYLLNGRLLRPTKVSVAK comes from the coding sequence ATGAAGAAAAAAGGAAAGAAGATGACGGGAAGCGACAGGCAGAAAATACGGGTGGTTTCCGAAAGCGAGAAACCCCATACGGAAGAGGAACAGGAAGCGATCTCCCGGCAGGAAGAGGAATCCGAACTGGAAACGGCACGAAAGGAAGCCGCCGAAAATTACGACAAATACGTTCGACTGTCGGCGGAACTGGAAAACTATAAAAAACGGGTGGCCAGAGACCGTGCCGACCTGATGAACTACGCCAACGAACAATTGATCAGGGACCTGCTGCCGATCGTCGACAGCCTCGAACGCGCCCTGGAGCACGCGTCGAACTCGGGTGATTTCGAAGCATTCAAGGCGGGGCTGAAACTCATCGACGAACAGTTGCACGGCACACTTGAAAAGCACGGCGTTGAAAAGATCGAAGCCGTCGGCGCGGATTTTGATCCCTCGATCCACGAAGCGGTCATGCAGGTCGAAAGCAGCGAACACGACGCAAACCAGGTCGTCGAGGAATTCGAAACGGGGTATCTCCTCAACGGAAGGCTGCTGAGGCCGACCAAGGTGTCCGTGGCAAAATGA
- the nrdD gene encoding anaerobic ribonucleoside-triphosphate reductase: MGGTETTDLTLFVRSSQEDITGWNRQRIVDALIRETNVERETAEDISREVERQIATSGIEVLTASLIRELVDAKLIERGLDGESRMHARLGFPLYDVEQLIFYSNKENANIPHSPEGTNLTLAEGIKKEYALLNVFSDDVSYAHARGDIHIHNLGYIDRPYCSCQSLERIKKFGLNLPHSITVATPAMRAETLLAHMVRFAAALQGNFSGAIGWDGVNIHFAPYLAGLSDDRVRQIAQMLLYEFAQQAVGRGGQTIFTDIHLFWEVPDRFASLPAIGPGGQYTGKTYGDYEQESQRFAEAIFDVFREGDAAGQPFVFPRPFVHITEAFFRTAGSEEFLRKICAVAAEKGNTHFILDRGGCLSLSECGTFRVSDEQDGEGGSAPWNMRHAALQNVSINLPRLGYRAEGSDDRLFDLLMETADMALWAHMEKKAFIDRLLAQGEAGPLSLLTGSYSDEPYFQNGSAVCLLGMVGLDELVAIHCGGHLHDSEEARRLGFRIIKALQEIAGGASRRKGLRVILNQSPAETTAYRFARLDLKHYSPRSGHFIRGNIARGELYYTNSTCCSVSAPLAPFDRVALEGMFHPFIEGNTATYLWLDEKGADAGSIAELVARAFRETTNRQIVVSPEFTTCSTCGRTARGLADRCPGCGAETVEGIARISGYYSKVSGWNKGKIAELRDRYRRGFHS; the protein is encoded by the coding sequence ATGGGCGGAACCGAAACAACGGACCTGACACTGTTTGTCCGAAGTTCCCAGGAAGACATTACGGGCTGGAACCGGCAGCGCATCGTCGACGCCCTGATCCGGGAAACGAACGTGGAGCGCGAAACGGCCGAGGACATCAGCCGCGAGGTCGAGCGCCAGATAGCCACGTCGGGGATAGAGGTCCTCACGGCATCCCTGATCCGGGAACTGGTGGACGCGAAGCTGATCGAACGCGGCCTCGACGGTGAATCGCGCATGCACGCCCGCCTCGGCTTCCCGCTCTATGACGTGGAGCAGCTCATTTTTTACAGCAACAAGGAGAACGCGAACATCCCCCACAGTCCCGAGGGAACGAACCTGACCCTGGCCGAGGGAATAAAAAAGGAATACGCCCTCCTGAACGTATTTTCCGACGACGTTTCCTACGCTCATGCCCGGGGGGATATCCATATCCATAATCTCGGGTACATCGACCGTCCATACTGTTCATGCCAGTCCCTCGAACGCATCAAGAAGTTCGGCCTGAACCTGCCCCACTCCATTACCGTGGCGACACCGGCCATGCGCGCGGAAACCCTGTTGGCGCACATGGTGCGTTTCGCCGCGGCCCTGCAAGGCAATTTCTCCGGCGCCATCGGCTGGGACGGCGTCAACATCCACTTCGCCCCCTACCTGGCCGGCCTGAGCGACGACCGGGTCCGCCAGATCGCGCAGATGCTTCTCTACGAGTTCGCCCAGCAGGCCGTCGGCAGGGGCGGGCAGACGATCTTCACGGACATTCACCTCTTCTGGGAGGTTCCCGACCGGTTCGCGTCCCTTCCGGCCATCGGCCCCGGGGGACAGTACACGGGAAAAACATACGGGGACTATGAACAGGAATCCCAGCGGTTCGCCGAAGCGATCTTCGATGTGTTCAGGGAAGGTGACGCGGCGGGGCAGCCCTTCGTCTTTCCCCGTCCTTTCGTGCACATAACGGAGGCGTTCTTCCGGACCGCCGGCAGTGAGGAATTTCTCAGAAAGATATGCGCCGTCGCCGCCGAGAAGGGAAACACCCACTTCATCCTCGACCGGGGCGGCTGTCTCTCCCTTTCAGAGTGCGGGACCTTCCGCGTTTCCGACGAGCAGGACGGTGAAGGGGGGAGCGCCCCGTGGAACATGCGGCACGCGGCCCTGCAGAACGTGTCCATCAACCTTCCCCGGCTCGGCTACCGGGCGGAGGGCTCCGATGACCGGCTCTTCGACCTGCTCATGGAAACGGCCGACATGGCGCTCTGGGCCCACATGGAAAAGAAGGCCTTCATCGACCGCCTTCTTGCCCAGGGCGAGGCCGGTCCGCTGTCGCTGCTCACCGGCTCATACAGCGACGAGCCCTATTTTCAAAACGGCAGCGCCGTCTGTCTCCTGGGGATGGTGGGACTCGACGAACTGGTCGCCATTCATTGCGGCGGACATCTGCATGATTCGGAAGAAGCCCGCCGGCTGGGGTTCAGGATCATCAAGGCCTTGCAGGAGATCGCCGGTGGCGCTTCCCGGCGGAAGGGTCTCCGGGTCATCCTGAACCAGTCTCCGGCGGAAACAACGGCCTATCGTTTCGCGCGGCTGGACCTGAAACACTATTCACCCCGGTCGGGGCATTTTATCCGCGGAAACATCGCCCGGGGGGAACTGTACTACACCAATTCAACCTGCTGCAGTGTCTCGGCGCCCCTGGCACCCTTCGACCGCGTCGCCCTGGAAGGCATGTTCCACCCCTTCATAGAGGGAAACACCGCCACCTATCTCTGGCTCGATGAAAAAGGGGCGGATGCGGGGAGCATCGCCGAACTGGTCGCCCGGGCGTTCCGGGAAACGACGAACCGCCAGATCGTCGTCTCCCCGGAATTCACCACCTGCTCCACCTGCGGAAGAACGGCACGGGGGCTGGCGGACCGCTGCCCCGGCTGCGGCGCCGAAACCGTTGAAGGCATCGCCCGCATCTCAGGGTATTATTCCAAGGTTTCCGGCTGGAACAAGGGCAAGATAGCCGAATTGCGGGACCGCTACCGCAGAGGCTTTCATTCCTGA
- a CDS encoding D-sedoheptulose 7-phosphate isomerase yields MEYIEDIIIRIFKESCNLKEVFVNENLGKIVKIVDVITETLKNGRKILLFGNGGSAADAQHIAAEFVNRFQIERPPLPAIALTTNTSVMTSIANDYDYSEVFSKQVRALGHEGDIAWGISTSGSSPNVVKAFEEAKKRGIITVALTGRDGGKMAAIADFNLTVSSNSVPRVQEVHITVGHVICELVDYRLFRRPEA; encoded by the coding sequence ATGGAATATATCGAAGACATTATCATACGGATCTTCAAAGAAAGCTGTAATCTGAAAGAGGTTTTCGTCAATGAAAATCTCGGGAAGATCGTGAAGATCGTAGATGTGATAACGGAGACCCTGAAGAACGGCAGAAAAATACTCCTCTTCGGAAACGGCGGCAGTGCCGCCGACGCCCAGCATATCGCGGCGGAATTCGTGAACAGGTTTCAGATAGAACGGCCGCCGCTCCCGGCGATAGCCCTGACGACGAACACGTCGGTCATGACAAGCATCGCCAATGATTACGATTACTCGGAGGTCTTTTCAAAGCAGGTCCGGGCGTTGGGACACGAGGGAGATATTGCCTGGGGCATCAGCACCAGCGGTTCCTCTCCGAACGTGGTCAAGGCTTTCGAGGAGGCAAAAAAGAGAGGCATCATCACAGTGGCACTCACCGGTCGGGACGGTGGAAAGATGGCAGCGATCGCTGATTTCAATCTGACCGTATCATCCAACAGCGTGCCCCGCGTTCAGGAGGTACATATCACGGTGGGACACGTCATCTGCGAGCTCGTCGACTACCGGCTGTTCAGGAGACCCGAGGCATAA
- a CDS encoding Coenzyme F420 hydrogenase/dehydrogenase, beta subunit C-terminal domain — translation MSLFGPNELIEDVINKNLCIGCGACIELCPYFRSYKGRTAMLFPCTKEEGRCYAFCPKIEVDLDRLSEFFFQAPYSGAPLGRYRSIHTAKAGPKADAGDFQAGGTVSALIGFALRKGYFDAAVLTDKEGILPVPRIITDPADVSRCSTSKYTSAPTLSALNQAVRQGYKHIGVVGTPCQVLAVAQMRMNPTAEPDFSDPIALTLGLFCTWSVYYRAFEPFIAARVDISRVIKVDIPPPPAEVMEIYTAEEKIEIGLDEIRELVPDTCSYCIDMTSEFADISVGVLEGRTDMNTLIVRTERGQKIVDEAVAEGFLVLEDMPGENLEHLQWAAGNKKKRAFAKAREEGMINGAEGTRSYLRVDPATVSDCIA, via the coding sequence ATGAGTCTTTTCGGACCCAACGAACTGATTGAAGACGTTATCAACAAAAACCTTTGTATCGGATGCGGGGCCTGCATCGAGCTGTGTCCCTACTTCAGGTCCTACAAGGGAAGGACTGCCATGCTCTTTCCCTGCACGAAGGAGGAAGGACGCTGCTATGCCTTCTGTCCCAAGATCGAGGTTGATCTGGACAGGCTCTCGGAATTTTTCTTTCAGGCTCCCTACAGCGGTGCTCCTCTGGGACGGTACCGGTCCATCCATACGGCCAAGGCCGGCCCGAAGGCCGATGCCGGCGATTTTCAGGCGGGCGGGACCGTCTCGGCGCTCATCGGCTTCGCTCTTCGCAAGGGGTACTTCGATGCCGCCGTTCTGACCGACAAGGAAGGCATACTGCCGGTGCCGCGCATTATCACGGACCCCGCCGATGTGTCCCGGTGTTCCACCTCGAAATACACGTCGGCACCCACGCTTTCGGCCCTCAACCAGGCCGTCCGGCAGGGATACAAGCACATCGGCGTGGTGGGAACCCCCTGCCAGGTCCTGGCCGTCGCCCAGATGCGCATGAACCCGACGGCGGAACCCGATTTCAGCGACCCCATCGCGCTGACACTGGGGCTCTTCTGTACCTGGTCGGTTTATTACCGCGCCTTCGAGCCCTTCATCGCCGCGCGGGTGGACATATCGCGGGTAATCAAGGTCGATATCCCGCCGCCGCCGGCAGAGGTCATGGAGATCTACACGGCGGAAGAAAAGATCGAGATCGGCCTCGACGAGATCCGTGAGCTCGTCCCCGACACCTGCTCCTACTGCATCGACATGACCTCGGAGTTCGCCGACATATCAGTGGGCGTCCTCGAGGGGCGGACCGACATGAACACCCTCATCGTGCGGACCGAGCGGGGGCAGAAGATCGTCGACGAGGCCGTCGCTGAGGGGTTCCTCGTTCTCGAGGATATGCCCGGAGAAAACCTCGAACATCTTCAATGGGCCGCGGGAAACAAGAAAAAACGGGCCTTCGCAAAGGCCCGGGAAGAGGGCATGATAAACGGCGCAGAGGGCACCCGCTCCTATCTGCGGGTGGACCCGGCGACCGTGTCGGACTGCATCGCCTGA
- the dnaK gene encoding molecular chaperone DnaK: protein MGKIIGIDLGTTNSCVAVMEGGDPVVITNQEGSRTTPSVVAFTDKNERLVGQIAKRQAVTNSENTVYAIKRLIGRKYNSKEVQYDVTISPYKITEASNGDAQVTVRDKNYSPTEISSMVLTKMKQTAEDYLGEKINDVVITVPAYFNDSQRQATKDAGKIAGMNVLRIINEPTAAALAYGLDKKKDEKIAVFDLGGGTFDISILELGDGVFEVKATNGDTHLGGEDFDQRLIDYICDEFKKDQGIDLRSDKMALQRIKEAAEKAKMELSGSMETDINLPFVTADASGPKHLNMKITRAKFEMLVEDLIEKVERPCKTAMKDAGLSPSDINEVILVGGMTRVPRVQQKVKEIFGREPNKGVNPDEVVAVGAAIQAGVLAGDVKDVLLLDVTPLSLGIETLGGVLTKLIEKNTTIPTRKSQIFSTAADNQPAVSIHVLQGEREMAADNRTLGRFELTGIPPAPRGLPQIEVTFDIDANGIVHVSAKDLGTGKEQSIKITASSGLSESEIEKLVKDAEIHSAEDKKKRELVEARNQADTLIYSVEKNLKEMGDQIDASEKTRIEEVITKLKKAMEGNDKDAIVSAQEELTQASHKLAEAMYAKASTQQGGPEAQQAAGDAGGGSGSSDDDVVDADFEEVKK from the coding sequence ATGGGGAAAATAATTGGAATCGACCTGGGAACGACCAACTCCTGCGTTGCCGTCATGGAAGGAGGAGATCCGGTCGTCATAACGAACCAGGAGGGAAGCAGAACGACACCGTCGGTTGTCGCCTTCACCGATAAGAACGAACGTCTTGTCGGCCAGATCGCGAAACGGCAGGCCGTCACCAACTCGGAAAATACCGTATACGCCATCAAGCGGCTCATCGGAAGGAAATACAATTCGAAGGAAGTCCAGTACGACGTGACCATATCACCGTACAAGATCACCGAGGCTTCGAACGGGGACGCCCAGGTGACGGTGCGCGACAAGAATTACAGCCCCACCGAGATATCTTCCATGGTGCTTACCAAGATGAAGCAGACCGCCGAGGACTATCTCGGGGAAAAGATAAACGACGTGGTCATCACCGTTCCCGCCTACTTCAACGACTCGCAGCGGCAGGCCACGAAGGACGCCGGCAAGATAGCGGGCATGAACGTCCTGCGTATCATCAACGAACCGACGGCGGCAGCCCTTGCCTACGGTCTCGATAAAAAGAAGGACGAGAAGATCGCCGTCTTCGATCTTGGCGGCGGGACCTTCGACATCTCGATCCTCGAACTGGGCGACGGTGTTTTTGAAGTAAAGGCCACCAACGGCGATACCCATCTCGGTGGTGAAGACTTCGACCAGCGGCTGATCGACTATATCTGCGATGAGTTCAAGAAGGACCAGGGCATCGACCTGAGGAGCGACAAGATGGCCCTGCAGCGGATCAAGGAAGCCGCCGAAAAGGCGAAGATGGAACTGTCCGGATCGATGGAAACGGACATCAATCTTCCCTTTGTGACCGCCGACGCCTCCGGGCCGAAGCACCTGAACATGAAAATAACCCGGGCCAAGTTCGAAATGCTTGTGGAAGACCTTATCGAGAAGGTCGAGCGACCCTGTAAAACGGCCATGAAGGACGCCGGGCTCTCCCCGTCCGATATCAACGAGGTGATCCTCGTGGGCGGTATGACCCGTGTTCCCCGGGTACAGCAGAAAGTAAAGGAAATATTCGGCAGGGAGCCGAACAAGGGTGTGAACCCCGACGAGGTGGTGGCCGTGGGTGCCGCTATCCAGGCGGGCGTTCTTGCCGGTGACGTGAAAGACGTGCTGCTTCTCGACGTAACGCCCCTTTCCCTGGGCATCGAGACGCTGGGGGGTGTCTTGACCAAGCTTATCGAAAAGAACACCACCATCCCCACGCGCAAGAGCCAGATATTCTCGACGGCGGCGGACAACCAGCCAGCGGTGAGCATCCATGTTCTCCAGGGCGAGCGCGAAATGGCGGCCGATAACCGGACGCTGGGCAGGTTCGAGTTGACCGGGATCCCCCCGGCACCGCGCGGCCTCCCGCAGATCGAGGTCACCTTTGACATCGACGCGAACGGTATCGTTCACGTCTCCGCCAAGGACCTCGGTACCGGCAAGGAACAGAGCATCAAGATCACCGCTTCGAGCGGCCTGTCGGAATCGGAGATCGAAAAACTGGTCAAGGACGCCGAGATCCACTCCGCCGAGGACAAGAAGAAACGGGAACTGGTCGAGGCGCGGAACCAGGCCGACACGCTGATCTACAGTGTCGAAAAGAACCTGAAGGAGATGGGCGACCAGATCGACGCGTCGGAAAAGACACGCATCGAAGAGGTCATCACCAAGCTGAAGAAGGCTATGGAAGGCAACGACAAGGATGCCATCGTCTCCGCTCAGGAAGAACTGACCCAGGCCTCGCATAAGCTGGCTGAGGCCATGTATGCCAAGGCATCGACGCAGCAGGGCGGCCCTGAGGCGCAGCAGGCTGCGGGAGATGCCGGCGGCGGGTCCGGGTCGTCCGATGACGACGTGGTCGACGCCGACTTCGAGGAAGTCAAGAAATAG
- a CDS encoding FAD-binding protein, with amino-acid sequence MTEYTPLSEEIIRHITDAVAPARVIRDPEKLADLGKDASDIMHLPELCVEITSAGQAAALLELANQYRFPVTPRGLGTGLAGGSVPVHGGVVLSLARMNRILDIEERNMIAIVEPGVLTLDLKETVRARGLFYPPDPASYDTCSIGGNAATNAGGPACVKYGTTREYVLGIEAVLPTGKIITAGVRTRKGVVGYDLLHLLVGSEGTLGIITKLILRLIPYPPAVSTLVAFFPALTTAMDAVSAVMSKGHVPSAIEFLDRHCLQLVGDMLPFAEAREAQAFLLIETDGMPEAVTAEIEAIGHICLDRGALNVIMAPDSLKRTRMWEIRRAVSLRIEESAPVSIPEDIVVPIGRIAEFADSLPAFEGAHGVDVYSFGHAGDGNIHLIINGTAREPVDRCIEALLKKVLAMNGTISGEHGIGRGKRRYLSLELSPESIRLQREIKHIFDPLNILNPGKIF; translated from the coding sequence ATGACCGAATACACGCCGCTCAGCGAAGAGATCATCCGTCATATCACCGATGCCGTCGCACCGGCGCGGGTCATCAGGGACCCGGAAAAACTCGCCGACCTCGGTAAGGATGCCAGTGATATCATGCATCTTCCGGAACTCTGCGTTGAAATCACATCAGCCGGCCAGGCGGCGGCTCTTTTGGAACTTGCCAACCAGTACCGGTTTCCCGTCACGCCCCGGGGGCTGGGAACAGGCCTTGCCGGGGGCTCCGTGCCCGTTCACGGCGGGGTGGTCCTCTCACTGGCACGGATGAACAGGATCCTCGATATTGAGGAACGCAACATGATCGCCATCGTCGAACCGGGAGTTCTCACCCTGGACCTGAAGGAAACCGTTCGGGCCCGGGGGCTTTTCTATCCGCCCGACCCCGCCAGCTACGATACCTGTTCCATCGGCGGCAACGCGGCCACCAACGCGGGTGGTCCCGCCTGCGTCAAGTACGGCACAACTCGCGAATACGTCCTAGGGATCGAGGCCGTTCTCCCCACAGGGAAGATCATCACCGCCGGCGTCCGGACGCGCAAGGGCGTGGTCGGCTACGACCTGCTCCACCTGCTCGTCGGCTCGGAGGGGACCCTGGGGATAATCACGAAGCTGATCCTGAGACTGATCCCCTATCCACCCGCCGTCTCCACCCTGGTGGCCTTTTTCCCGGCGCTGACCACCGCCATGGACGCCGTTTCGGCGGTCATGAGCAAGGGACACGTCCCGAGCGCCATCGAGTTCCTGGACCGGCACTGCCTGCAACTGGTGGGGGACATGCTTCCCTTCGCAGAGGCCCGTGAGGCACAGGCTTTTCTCCTCATCGAAACGGATGGCATGCCGGAAGCGGTCACGGCGGAGATCGAAGCGATCGGCCACATCTGCCTCGACCGGGGCGCCCTGAACGTCATCATGGCCCCCGATTCGCTGAAACGGACGCGGATGTGGGAGATCCGGCGGGCCGTATCCCTCAGGATAGAAGAATCGGCACCCGTCTCCATACCCGAGGACATCGTGGTCCCCATCGGGCGGATCGCCGAGTTCGCCGATTCGCTCCCGGCCTTTGAAGGTGCCCACGGGGTCGATGTCTATTCCTTCGGTCACGCCGGTGACGGGAACATCCACCTGATCATAAACGGCACTGCCAGGGAACCGGTGGACCGGTGCATCGAGGCACTGCTGAAAAAAGTCCTCGCCATGAACGGAACCATCTCGGGAGAGCACGGCATCGGCCGGGGGAAACGGCGGTACCTCTCCCTGGAGCTCTCGCCTGAGAGCATTCGTCTTCAGCGGGAGATCAAACACATCTTCGATCCCCTGAACATCCTGAATCCCGGAAAGATATTCTAA